The proteins below are encoded in one region of Silene latifolia isolate original U9 population chromosome 2, ASM4854445v1, whole genome shotgun sequence:
- the LOC141644410 gene encoding protein LAZY 1: MKLLTWMHRKFRQGDTETIREFPMGQPLLEDPHLYQKQAHANGTWRHVHRDGQARSSSANFETTKLTDFEEKASAEFSEFFEGFLAIGTLGAETGIREPETPTFSMSFEKLAEGETEVTENELRLINDELERVLATEAKDDGWTDSSSRTSHVSNGRTSHVSNGRISHASTITLSGKPLEISESTGNGNSNCPLQEYLLGSAVELPETVVAPKKENRTSLGELFEKHKAEDVSEPKYKRGEKRVDKESEKTAMNLMKKIMKKKMASAASKNSSGATRGTTESKAAETKLFKILHKFQRKVHPEDLIASSAKAEKADRNGYKEMIPCKACYYKEKHTFPDGMSSVSKRSCCIGHMRLSKSLSSSSQFSEDDSDSNGSRECWIKTDADYLVLEL; encoded by the exons TTACTTACGTGGATGCATCGTAAGTTTAGGCAAGGAGACACTGAAACAATAAGAGAATTCCCCATGG GGCAGCCATTGCTTGAGGATCCTCACTTGTATCAGAAGCAAGCCCATGCCAATGGAACTTGGAGGCATGTGCACAGAGATGGCCAAGCACGAAGTTCATCTGCAAATTTTGAGACAACAAAGTTGACAGACTTTGAAGAGAAGGCATCAGCTGAATTTTCGGAATTTTTTGAAGGATTCTTGGCAATTGGTACCCTTGGAGCAGAAACAGGCATCAGAGAGCCCGAGACCCCAACATTTTCCATGTCTTTCGAGAAGCTAGCTGAAGGAGAGACTGAAGTCACAGAGAATGAATTGAGGCTCATCAATGATGAGCTAGAGAGGGTGCTTGCAACTGAAGCTAAGGATGATGGGTGGACAGATTCATCCAGCCGAACAAGCCATGTAAGCAATGGCAGAACAAGCCATGTCAGCAATGGCAGAATCAGTCACGCAAGCACCATAACTCTCAGTGGTAAGCCTCTGGAAATTTCAGAAAGCACGGGTAATGGAAATTCAAACTGTCCGCTACAAGAGTACTTGTTAGGGTCAGCTGTTGAATTGCCAGAGACGGTAGTGGCACCTAAAAAGGAGAATAGAACATCATTGGGTGAGCTTTTTGAGAAGCACAAGGCAGAGGACGTTTCTGAACCCAAATATAAAAGAGGGGAGAAGAGGGTAGATAAAGAGAGTGAAAAAACAGCCATGAATCTGATGAAAAAAATAATGAAGAAGAAAATGGCCAGCGCAGCTTCTAAGAATTCATCTGGCGCAACTCGAGGGACTACTGAATCCAAAGCCGCAGAGACAAAACTGTTCAAG ATCCTGCATAAATTTCAGAGGAAAGTCCATCCAGAAGACTTAATAGCATCTAGTGCAAAGGCAGAAAAGGCAGATAGGAATGGATATAAGGAGATGATACCCTGCAAAGCGTGCTATTACAAGGAGAAGCATACATTTCCCGATGGCATGTCTAGTGTGTCGAAGAGAAGTTGTTGCATTGGGCATATGCGACTTAGCAAGAGCCTCTCTAGCTCATCACAATTCTCGGAGGATGATAGTGATTCAAATGGGAGCAGGGAGTGCTGGATTAAAACTGATGCAGATT ATCTTGTGTTGGAGCTGTAG